One Kitasatospora sp. NBC_01266 genomic window carries:
- a CDS encoding SpoIIE family protein phosphatase, which translates to MDTSATGGGHPAGTFAPGAAVALAAGDGALTGWSPGAQQLLGYSASEAVGRAATELLASPLPASAHGRLADHEGWTGGVVLRDRDGRPVRCRLAVRSLVDGDGRVDWLLQAAPLPHGESDDDQLLPLSFDQSPFALAIYDTEGRFLHVNEAMAEQLGASQQEVRGLRITEHLSDPLFEGPQRSVERVAATGEPEQLENYLRVPGEARAHAWITHFTPLKDPAGLVRGVQLAALDFSEQQASRERLALLNEASRRIGSSLDVVRTAQELADVAVPACADFVSVDLLDAVLEGDEPAPIPTGGPLVLRRVAVRSDRPGVVAAGQPATYPARSPNARCLAAGRAIAHRMTDPEIAQWLAEDPDRAAWVRRHHPHSLLTAPLRARGTNLGVVLFTRLDPNAAPYGPDDLRVAEELAARAAVCIDNARRYTREHTAALALQQSLLPRGTPEQTAVDVAGRYLPAGSQAGVGGDWFDVIPLSGARVALVVGDIVGHGIHASAAMGRLRTAVRTLADVDLAPDELLAHLDDLVIRLGTGQECADVPPGELGATCLYAVYDPVSRRCSLADAGHPWPALVTPDGTVDFIELPTGPPLGLGGLPFECVETELPEGSLLALYTDGLIEARGRDVDTGLSTLRTALATAAGPSLDTICDTVLAELLDARPTDDVALLIARTRALDIAHVARWDVPADPAVVAEIRAKATAQLHAWELDELAFVTELTVSELVTNAIRYAAPPIQLRLIKDRTLICEVSDASSTAPHLRRARIFDEGGRGLLLVAQLTERWGTRHSGTGKTIWAEQPLPRLPRL; encoded by the coding sequence ATGGACACGTCAGCGACCGGCGGCGGTCATCCTGCCGGAACCTTCGCCCCGGGGGCGGCCGTGGCCCTGGCGGCCGGGGACGGAGCGCTGACCGGCTGGAGTCCGGGCGCCCAGCAACTGCTCGGGTACTCGGCCTCCGAAGCCGTGGGCCGGGCCGCGACGGAGCTGCTCGCCTCCCCGCTCCCGGCGTCCGCCCACGGACGGCTGGCCGACCACGAAGGCTGGACCGGCGGCGTGGTCCTGCGCGATCGCGACGGACGGCCGGTGCGGTGCCGGCTGGCCGTGCGTTCGCTGGTCGACGGTGACGGGCGGGTCGACTGGCTGCTCCAGGCCGCCCCGCTGCCGCACGGGGAGAGCGACGACGACCAGCTGCTCCCCCTGTCGTTCGACCAGTCCCCGTTCGCCCTGGCGATCTACGACACCGAGGGGCGGTTCCTGCACGTCAACGAGGCCATGGCGGAGCAGCTCGGCGCCTCCCAGCAGGAGGTCCGCGGGCTTCGGATCACCGAGCACCTGTCGGATCCGCTGTTCGAGGGCCCGCAGCGCAGCGTCGAGCGGGTGGCGGCGACCGGAGAGCCGGAGCAGCTCGAGAACTACCTGCGGGTGCCGGGCGAGGCCCGCGCGCATGCCTGGATCACCCACTTCACCCCGCTCAAGGACCCGGCCGGGCTGGTCCGCGGTGTGCAGCTGGCCGCGCTCGACTTCTCCGAGCAGCAGGCGTCCCGGGAACGCCTGGCGCTGCTCAACGAGGCCAGCAGGCGGATCGGCAGCAGCCTGGACGTGGTCCGCACCGCCCAGGAGCTGGCCGACGTGGCCGTTCCCGCCTGCGCGGACTTCGTCTCGGTCGACCTGCTCGACGCCGTGCTGGAGGGGGACGAGCCCGCACCGATCCCGACCGGCGGGCCGCTGGTCCTGCGGCGGGTGGCCGTCCGCTCGGACCGGCCGGGCGTCGTCGCGGCCGGCCAGCCGGCCACCTACCCGGCCCGCTCCCCCAATGCCCGCTGCCTGGCCGCCGGCCGCGCCATCGCCCACCGGATGACCGATCCCGAGATCGCCCAGTGGCTGGCCGAGGACCCGGACCGGGCCGCCTGGGTGCGCCGGCACCACCCGCATTCGCTGCTCACGGCGCCACTGCGGGCACGCGGCACGAACCTCGGCGTCGTCCTCTTCACCCGGCTGGACCCCAACGCCGCACCGTACGGGCCGGACGACCTGCGGGTCGCCGAGGAACTGGCGGCCCGCGCCGCGGTCTGCATCGACAACGCCCGCCGCTACACGCGTGAGCACACCGCCGCCCTGGCCCTCCAGCAGAGCCTGCTGCCGCGGGGGACGCCCGAGCAGACCGCCGTCGACGTCGCGGGCCGCTACCTGCCCGCCGGCTCGCAGGCGGGCGTCGGCGGTGACTGGTTCGACGTGATCCCGCTCTCCGGAGCCCGGGTCGCCCTCGTCGTCGGCGACATCGTCGGCCACGGCATCCACGCCTCCGCCGCCATGGGTCGCCTGCGCACGGCCGTGCGCACCCTCGCCGACGTCGACCTGGCCCCGGACGAGCTGCTCGCGCACCTGGACGACCTGGTCATCCGACTCGGCACCGGGCAGGAGTGCGCGGACGTACCACCGGGAGAGCTCGGAGCCACCTGCCTGTACGCGGTCTACGACCCCGTCTCCCGCCGGTGCTCGCTCGCCGACGCCGGCCACCCGTGGCCCGCGCTGGTCACCCCCGACGGCACCGTGGACTTCATCGAACTGCCCACCGGCCCACCGCTGGGCCTGGGTGGGCTGCCCTTCGAGTGCGTCGAAACCGAGCTCCCCGAAGGCAGCCTCCTCGCGCTGTACACCGACGGCCTGATCGAAGCCCGCGGTCGCGACGTCGACACCGGCCTGAGCACCCTGCGCACGGCCCTGGCCACGGCTGCCGGCCCCTCGCTCGACACCATCTGCGACACCGTCCTGGCGGAGCTGCTCGACGCGCGGCCCACCGACGACGTCGCCCTGCTCATCGCCCGCACCCGTGCCCTGGACATCGCCCACGTCGCCCGCTGGGACGTCCCCGCCGATCCGGCCGTCGTCGCCGAGATCCGCGCGAAGGCGACCGCGCAGCTCCACGCGTGGGAGCTGGACGAGCTGGCCTTCGTCACCGAACTCACGGTCAGCGAGCTGGTGACCAACGCGATCCGGTACGCCGCCCCGCCCATCCAGCTACGGCTCATCAAGGACCGGACGCTGATCTGCGAGGTCTCCGACGCCAGCAGCACCGCGCCGCACCTGCGCCGCGCCCGCATCTTCGACGAGGGCGGACGCGGCCTGCTGCTGGTCGCCCAGCTCACCGAACGCTGGGGCACCCGGCACAGCGGCACCGGCAAGACCATCTGGGCCGAGCAGCCGCTGCCCCGCCTGCCCCGGCTCTGA
- a CDS encoding saccharopine dehydrogenase family protein: MRILLVGAGGVGSAVVAIAARRDFFEHLVVADYDLARAERAVAAVADSRFSAVRVDAADPAAVRALLTEWRCDVLLNATDPRFVPPLFAAALAGDANYLDMAMSLSTPHPEQPYQLTGVKLGDAQFEQQADWAAKGRLALVGIGVEPGLSDVFARYAADELFDEIEEIGVRDGANLTVDGYDFAPSFSIWTTIEECLNPPVVFEKDRGWYTTEPFTEPEVFDFPEGIGPVECVNVEHEEVLLIPRWVDAGRVTFKYGLGEEFISVLRTLHKLGLDRTAPVTVASDAGPVKVSPRDLVAACLPDPATLGDRMRGKTCAGTWVRGTKDGAPREVYLYHVVDNEWTMREYGSQAVVWQTAINPVVALELLARGTWSGSGILGPEALAPRPFLDLLVEYGSPWGLREQDPTVRG; this comes from the coding sequence ATGCGGATTCTTCTGGTCGGCGCCGGCGGTGTGGGTTCGGCGGTCGTGGCGATCGCCGCCCGCAGGGACTTCTTCGAGCACCTGGTGGTCGCGGACTACGACCTCGCGCGGGCCGAGCGGGCGGTGGCGGCGGTGGCGGACAGCCGGTTCTCGGCGGTTCGCGTCGACGCCGCCGACCCGGCGGCCGTGCGGGCCCTGCTCACCGAGTGGCGGTGCGACGTGCTGCTGAACGCCACCGATCCGCGCTTCGTCCCGCCGCTCTTCGCGGCGGCGCTGGCCGGCGACGCAAACTACCTGGACATGGCGATGTCGCTCTCCACGCCGCACCCCGAGCAGCCGTACCAGCTGACCGGGGTCAAGCTTGGCGACGCGCAGTTCGAGCAGCAGGCCGACTGGGCCGCCAAGGGCCGGCTCGCGCTGGTCGGCATCGGCGTCGAGCCGGGCCTGTCGGACGTCTTCGCGCGCTACGCGGCCGACGAACTGTTCGACGAGATCGAGGAGATCGGCGTCCGGGACGGCGCCAACCTGACGGTCGACGGCTACGACTTCGCGCCCTCGTTCTCGATCTGGACCACCATCGAGGAGTGCCTGAACCCGCCGGTGGTCTTCGAGAAGGACCGCGGCTGGTACACCACCGAGCCGTTCACCGAGCCCGAGGTCTTCGACTTCCCCGAGGGCATCGGGCCGGTGGAGTGCGTGAACGTCGAGCACGAGGAGGTGCTGCTGATCCCGCGCTGGGTCGACGCGGGCCGGGTCACCTTCAAGTACGGCCTGGGCGAGGAGTTCATCAGCGTCCTGCGGACCCTGCACAAGCTCGGCCTGGACCGCACCGCGCCGGTCACGGTGGCCAGCGACGCCGGACCGGTGAAGGTCTCGCCGCGCGACCTGGTCGCGGCCTGCCTGCCCGACCCGGCCACCCTCGGCGACCGGATGCGCGGCAAGACCTGCGCCGGCACCTGGGTCAGGGGCACCAAGGACGGCGCGCCGCGCGAGGTGTACCTCTACCACGTCGTCGACAACGAGTGGACAATGCGGGAGTACGGCTCGCAGGCCGTGGTCTGGCAGACGGCCATCAACCCGGTGGTCGCGCTGGAGTTGCTGGCCCGCGGCACCTGGAGCGGCTCCGGGATCCTGGGCCCCGAGGCACTGGCGCCGCGGCCGTTCCTCGACCTGCTGGTCGAGTACGGCTCCCCGTGGGGGCTGCGCGAGCAGGACCCGACCGTCCGCGGCTGA
- a CDS encoding NAD(P)/FAD-dependent oxidoreductase — protein MGTATTANGGVSFWYSTLGVPQPGQPLDGSTEVDVCVVGGGYTGLWTAYYLKKADPSLRIAVLEQRFCGYGASGRNGGWLYGGFAGRGAFARSHGKEAAIRMQRAMNASVDEVIRVAAAEAIEAGIVKGGVLEVARSRPQLARLEAFVAEEHAFGQLEQVLLSADEAAERLAVAGTLAASWSPHGARIQPALLVRGLAAVVRALGVRVYEGTAVTEIRPAAAGAPAQAVTARGTVSAAFVLRATEGFAAALRGRRRTWLPMNSSMIVTEPLPPSFWAEVGWQRYDTLGDLAHAYMYAQRTADDRIALGGRGVPYRFGSRTDHDGGTAPRTVRQLRAILDDFFPAAAEVGIAHAWSGVLGVPRDWCCTVELDPHSGLGWAGGYVGSGVTTANLAGRTLRDLVLRATGAGGGTELTALPWVGHTVRRWEPEPLRWLGVHGMYAAYHAADRQERGGRATTSPIARVADRIAGRH, from the coding sequence GTGGGCACAGCCACCACCGCCAACGGCGGTGTCTCCTTCTGGTACTCCACCCTGGGCGTGCCGCAGCCCGGCCAACCGCTGGACGGCTCCACCGAGGTGGACGTCTGCGTGGTGGGCGGCGGCTACACCGGACTGTGGACCGCCTACTACCTGAAGAAGGCCGATCCGAGCCTCCGGATCGCCGTCCTGGAGCAGCGGTTCTGCGGCTACGGCGCCTCCGGCCGCAACGGCGGCTGGCTGTACGGCGGGTTCGCCGGGCGCGGCGCCTTCGCCCGCAGCCACGGCAAGGAGGCCGCGATCCGCATGCAGCGGGCGATGAACGCCTCGGTGGACGAGGTGATCAGGGTCGCCGCGGCTGAAGCCATCGAGGCCGGCATCGTCAAGGGCGGTGTCCTGGAGGTGGCCCGCAGCCGCCCCCAACTGGCGCGCCTGGAGGCCTTCGTCGCTGAGGAGCACGCCTTCGGCCAGCTCGAGCAGGTGCTGCTCTCGGCCGATGAGGCGGCCGAGCGGCTCGCGGTGGCCGGCACGCTGGCCGCCAGTTGGAGCCCGCACGGGGCCCGGATCCAGCCCGCGCTCCTGGTCCGGGGCCTGGCCGCGGTGGTGCGGGCGCTGGGTGTGCGGGTGTACGAGGGCACCGCGGTCACCGAGATCCGGCCGGCCGCGGCCGGCGCCCCGGCGCAGGCCGTCACCGCGCGGGGCACGGTCAGCGCCGCCTTCGTGCTGCGGGCCACCGAGGGCTTCGCCGCCGCGCTGCGCGGCCGGCGCCGGACCTGGCTGCCGATGAACTCGTCCATGATCGTCACCGAGCCGCTGCCGCCGTCCTTCTGGGCCGAGGTCGGCTGGCAGCGGTACGACACCCTGGGCGACCTGGCGCACGCCTACATGTACGCGCAGCGCACCGCCGACGACCGGATCGCCCTCGGCGGGCGCGGCGTGCCGTACCGCTTCGGCTCGCGCACCGACCACGACGGCGGCACCGCGCCCCGCACGGTGCGCCAACTGCGGGCGATCCTGGACGACTTCTTCCCGGCCGCCGCCGAGGTGGGGATCGCGCACGCCTGGTCCGGTGTGCTCGGCGTGCCACGCGACTGGTGCTGCACCGTCGAGTTGGATCCGCACTCGGGCCTGGGCTGGGCGGGCGGCTACGTCGGCAGCGGCGTGACCACCGCCAACCTGGCCGGCCGGACGCTGCGCGACCTGGTGCTGCGGGCGACCGGCGCGGGCGGCGGGACCGAACTGACCGCGCTGCCCTGGGTCGGCCACACCGTGCGCCGCTGGGAGCCCGAGCCGCTGCGCTGGCTCGGCGTGCACGGCATGTACGCCGCCTACCACGCGGCGGACCGCCAGGAGCGCGGCGGGCGGGCCACCACCTCGCCCATCGCCCGGGTCGCCGACCGGATCGCCGGGCGGCACTGA
- the opgC gene encoding OpgC domain-containing protein, with protein MTSLLLPTAPTAGVTARVRSGARPAGGAPKRERVVTLDLMRGYYVGVLAAIHLGYLPSLLGLFDGHGGLLTSEAEGFFMISGLLVGMLRRRDLERHGMARVVRNSWQRAGRLYVVAVSLTLLFSCVGRLAVAHGRPQVKVGLDDHSTPLALVVNALTLRYTYGWADFLTFYVPMFLLAPLAVWLLSRRLAALVLLAAYAGFVLPSCYDTGSGSPFLQWGVYFFLGMTAGYHWDDLRRLPTRMPPGTWRVLRTGLIVAALLLYAVGTVLLYHPDLASSAGYDSLFQNNRLGLLRPLVAPVSFAGTYLLIRRFEEPIARTAGKVLLPFGRSSLYVYVAQSFFVFLVPFAFGARGFWFNTVIDLSIIAAIQLALRARFLAFLVPA; from the coding sequence ATGACGTCCCTGCTCCTGCCCACCGCGCCCACCGCCGGCGTCACGGCCCGCGTCCGCAGCGGAGCCAGGCCGGCCGGCGGTGCCCCGAAACGCGAGCGAGTGGTCACGCTGGACCTGATGCGCGGCTACTACGTCGGCGTGCTCGCCGCGATCCACCTCGGCTACCTTCCCTCGCTGCTCGGCCTGTTCGACGGTCACGGCGGACTGCTCACGTCCGAGGCCGAGGGCTTCTTCATGATCTCCGGGCTGCTGGTGGGCATGCTGCGCCGCCGCGACCTGGAACGGCACGGGATGGCACGGGTGGTACGCAACTCGTGGCAGCGGGCCGGAAGACTCTACGTGGTCGCGGTCAGCCTCACGCTGCTGTTCTCCTGCGTCGGCCGCTTGGCGGTGGCGCACGGCAGGCCGCAGGTCAAGGTCGGCCTCGACGACCACTCCACGCCGCTCGCCCTCGTGGTGAACGCGCTGACGCTGCGCTACACCTACGGCTGGGCGGACTTCCTGACCTTCTACGTCCCGATGTTCCTGCTCGCGCCGCTGGCGGTGTGGCTCCTCTCGCGCCGACTGGCAGCGCTGGTGCTGCTGGCGGCCTACGCCGGGTTCGTGCTGCCCTCGTGCTACGACACCGGCTCCGGCAGCCCGTTCCTGCAGTGGGGCGTGTACTTCTTCCTGGGCATGACCGCCGGCTACCACTGGGACGACCTGCGGCGCCTGCCGACGCGGATGCCACCGGGAACCTGGCGAGTCCTGCGCACGGGGCTGATCGTGGCCGCCCTGCTGCTCTACGCCGTCGGCACGGTCCTGCTCTACCACCCCGACCTGGCCTCCTCGGCCGGCTACGACAGCCTGTTCCAGAACAACCGGCTCGGCCTGCTGCGCCCCCTGGTGGCGCCGGTGAGCTTCGCCGGCACGTACCTGCTGATCCGCAGGTTCGAGGAGCCGATCGCGCGCACCGCCGGGAAGGTCCTGCTGCCGTTCGGCCGAAGCTCGCTGTACGTCTACGTCGCGCAGAGCTTCTTCGTCTTCCTGGTGCCGTTCGCGTTCGGGGCGCGCGGGTTCTGGTTCAACACGGTGATCGACCTCTCGATCATCGCGGCGATCCAGCTCGCGCTGCGCGCGAGGTTCCTGGCGTTCCTGGTGCCGGCCTGA
- a CDS encoding MFS transporter has product MDTRRRPRGRGNGRATGRGAAAGARPLLRSLDSPNFRLLAIGQLASNTGTWMQKVAQDWLVLKLSHGDGTALGITTALQFLPLLLLGPCGGVLVDRCPKRPILVAVQAALCVLALIPGFLAVTGTATLGSVYLLALVLGLTTVVEKPALQAFIAEAVPPADLLNALALNSTALNLARIAGPALAGPVIAAFGVGPAFFLNSVSYAVVLATLLLMDTAALRTPPAAARAKGLVRAGLRYVRADPDLGLTLTLVAFIGAFGMNFPITTALMATRVFHARAATFGLGATALAVGAVAGSLLAAHYGRCGPRYLAATALAFGLSETGASLTTSYPAFLLMLVPTGTALLLVMIAAKARIQLGVADEMRGRVTSLYMVASLGTTPLVAPLIGWISQEASPRAGLALGGIASAGAAMAIGLLYRRLPAVRPPLTSGALRPV; this is encoded by the coding sequence TTGGACACACGACGACGGCCCCGCGGACGCGGCAACGGGCGCGCGACCGGGCGAGGCGCCGCAGCCGGCGCGCGGCCGCTTCTGCGGTCCCTGGACAGCCCCAACTTCCGACTTCTCGCCATCGGCCAGCTGGCCTCCAACACCGGCACCTGGATGCAGAAGGTGGCCCAGGACTGGCTGGTCCTGAAGCTCTCCCACGGTGACGGTACGGCGCTGGGCATCACCACCGCCCTGCAGTTCCTGCCGCTCCTGCTCCTCGGACCGTGCGGCGGGGTCCTGGTGGACCGGTGCCCCAAGCGGCCGATCCTGGTGGCGGTCCAGGCAGCCCTGTGCGTCCTGGCGCTGATCCCCGGGTTCCTGGCGGTGACCGGCACCGCGACGCTGGGGTCCGTCTACCTGCTGGCCCTGGTGCTGGGCCTGACGACGGTGGTCGAGAAGCCCGCCCTGCAAGCCTTCATCGCCGAGGCGGTCCCCCCGGCCGACCTGCTGAACGCCCTGGCCCTGAACAGCACGGCGCTCAACCTGGCCCGCATCGCCGGCCCCGCGCTGGCCGGCCCGGTCATCGCCGCCTTCGGCGTGGGACCCGCGTTCTTCCTCAACTCCGTCTCCTACGCCGTCGTGCTCGCCACCCTGCTGCTGATGGACACCGCCGCGCTGCGCACGCCGCCCGCCGCCGCCCGCGCCAAGGGCCTGGTACGCGCGGGACTGCGCTACGTGCGCGCCGATCCCGATCTCGGCCTCACCCTCACCCTCGTCGCCTTCATCGGCGCGTTCGGCATGAACTTCCCCATCACCACCGCGCTGATGGCCACCCGGGTCTTCCACGCCCGGGCCGCCACCTTCGGACTCGGCGCCACGGCTCTGGCGGTCGGCGCGGTGGCCGGCTCGCTGCTCGCCGCCCACTACGGCCGCTGCGGACCGCGCTACCTGGCCGCCACCGCCCTCGCCTTCGGGCTGTCGGAAACAGGCGCCAGCCTGACCACCAGCTACCCGGCCTTCCTGCTCATGCTGGTGCCGACGGGAACGGCGCTGCTGCTCGTCATGATCGCCGCGAAGGCCCGGATCCAGCTGGGCGTGGCCGACGAGATGCGCGGCCGCGTGACGAGCCTCTACATGGTCGCCTCGCTCGGCACCACCCCCCTGGTCGCACCCCTCATCGGCTGGATCTCGCAGGAAGCCAGCCCCCGGGCCGGACTGGCTCTGGGCGGGATCGCGTCAGCGGGGGCCGCCATGGCGATCGGTCTGCTGTACCGGCGCCTGCCGGCGGTCCGGCCGCCACTGACCTCGGGTGCGCTGCGGCCGGTCTGA
- a CDS encoding cupin domain-containing protein — MRSSGGKSAKDKPEDEPKEKPGGKGARSTHGGDSHVGARVRDYRQMRRLTLRALGEAAGVSPSFLSQLENGRTEASVSSLRRIALALGIAVADLFETRAPVRHQVLRREDRPEVGVQAGSRKFMIAQPPLRHLEVYSADFEPGASTGDGAYTHGDAQEILLVLNGEVSLELDDEKYVLRTGDSIEYATSVPHRLVNTAAGTTEVLWIISPPTPDETAVERG; from the coding sequence ATGCGTTCATCCGGGGGGAAGTCCGCCAAGGACAAGCCCGAGGACGAGCCCAAGGAGAAGCCCGGGGGCAAGGGCGCCCGCTCGACGCACGGCGGCGACTCGCACGTCGGCGCCCGGGTGCGCGACTACCGCCAGATGCGCCGGCTGACGCTGCGCGCGCTGGGCGAGGCGGCCGGAGTCAGCCCGAGCTTCCTCAGCCAGCTCGAGAACGGGCGCACCGAGGCCAGCGTCAGCTCGCTGCGCCGGATCGCCCTCGCGCTCGGCATCGCGGTCGCCGACCTCTTCGAGACCCGTGCGCCGGTGCGGCACCAGGTCCTGCGACGCGAGGACCGACCCGAGGTGGGAGTCCAGGCCGGCTCGCGGAAGTTCATGATCGCGCAGCCGCCGCTGCGGCATCTGGAGGTCTACAGCGCCGACTTCGAGCCCGGGGCCAGCACCGGCGACGGCGCCTACACCCACGGCGACGCCCAGGAGATCCTGCTCGTCCTCAACGGCGAGGTCAGCCTGGAGCTCGACGACGAGAAGTACGTGCTGCGCACCGGGGACAGCATCGAGTACGCCACCTCGGTGCCGCACCGCCTGGTGAACACCGCGGCCGGCACCACCGAGGTGCTGTGGATCATCAGCCCGCCCACCCCGGACGAGACCGCGGTCGAGCGCGGCTGA
- a CDS encoding dienelactone hydrolase family protein, producing the protein MTTITTRTVEYPADGLTMIGHLALPAGADRRPAVLLGPEGTGLSDVERRRADALAELGYVTLAFDLHGGRYLGDPEEMLARCMPLLADPDRMRGIGHAALDVLRTEPRTDPDRIAAVGYGTGGAIALELGRAGVNLRAIATVNGLITGRPGEAARIRCPVWAGVGSEDPIMAPAQRDAFTAEMQAAGVDWRLVVYGGALHAFHHPAVDHTVRPGVGYHPRHAQRAWRDVVALLAECLPVTD; encoded by the coding sequence ATGACGACGATTACGACGCGTACGGTCGAGTATCCGGCCGACGGTTTGACGATGATCGGCCACCTCGCGCTCCCGGCCGGTGCCGACCGCCGGCCCGCGGTGCTGCTCGGGCCAGAGGGCACGGGGCTCAGCGACGTCGAGCGCCGCAGGGCCGACGCTCTCGCCGAGCTGGGATATGTAACGCTGGCCTTCGACCTTCACGGTGGGCGCTATCTGGGGGACCCCGAGGAGATGCTGGCCCGCTGCATGCCGCTGCTCGCCGACCCCGACCGGATGCGAGGCATCGGCCACGCGGCGCTCGACGTGTTGCGCACCGAACCGCGAACCGACCCCGACCGGATAGCCGCCGTCGGCTACGGCACCGGGGGCGCCATCGCGCTGGAACTCGGGCGCGCCGGCGTCAACCTGCGCGCGATCGCGACAGTCAACGGGCTGATCACGGGCCGACCGGGCGAGGCGGCGCGCATCCGCTGCCCGGTATGGGCCGGGGTCGGGTCGGAAGACCCGATCATGGCGCCCGCCCAACGGGACGCGTTCACCGCAGAGATGCAGGCCGCGGGCGTCGACTGGCGCCTCGTGGTCTACGGCGGCGCCCTTCACGCCTTCCACCATCCAGCGGTCGACCACACCGTGCGTCCCGGCGTCGGCTACCACCCACGGCACGCACAGCGAGCCTGGCGTGACGTCGTCGCTCTGCTCGCCGAGTGCCTGCCCGTCACGGATTGA
- a CDS encoding SGNH/GDSL hydrolase family protein: MVELTGEPMTWVMTGDSITQAVLHTHGARGWVEHVHERVRWQLDRLTDVVVNTGVSAWRARDVLAAYDHLIGRFNPDVLSISLGTNDARAGLDGLAEFRDSMSAIIARTSGAQIVLHTPVLVSLAGRAARAELPAYCQAVREIAVQTGALLVDHAAYWLARFPDSDPIPWLDDPAHPNAVGHRQMADHTLRTIGLGELTDV, translated from the coding sequence ATGGTCGAACTCACCGGCGAGCCGATGACCTGGGTGATGACCGGTGACAGCATCACCCAGGCCGTCCTGCACACCCACGGTGCGCGGGGGTGGGTGGAGCACGTCCACGAGCGCGTCCGCTGGCAGCTGGACCGGCTGACCGACGTCGTCGTCAACACCGGCGTGTCCGCCTGGCGCGCCAGGGACGTGCTGGCCGCGTACGACCACCTGATCGGCCGGTTCAATCCCGACGTGCTGTCCATCTCGCTGGGCACCAACGACGCCCGCGCCGGGCTGGACGGCCTCGCCGAGTTCCGCGACTCGATGAGCGCGATCATCGCCAGGACCAGCGGCGCACAGATCGTGCTGCACACGCCCGTCCTGGTCAGCCTGGCCGGGCGCGCCGCCCGGGCCGAACTGCCCGCCTACTGCCAGGCCGTGCGTGAGATCGCCGTGCAGACCGGTGCCCTGCTGGTGGACCACGCGGCGTACTGGCTGGCCCGCTTCCCCGACAGCGACCCCATCCCGTGGCTCGACGACCCCGCGCACCCCAACGCCGTCGGCCACCGGCAGATGGCCGACCACACGCTCCGCACCATCGGCCTGGGCGAACTCACCGACGTCTGA
- a CDS encoding TetR/AcrR family transcriptional regulator, which translates to MGRPPRPLLTRAGIMEAALALVDEEGAEALSTTRLAARLGVKGPSLYNYVASRAEIVDGISELLVVEMDLDPAIRPWTAALDSWARAYRATFAAHPNMVPLLVTRPTQSIAALQSYANTFAVLREAGWPEDRLAPIVQCLEYFLAGAALDFGLPQTVPLPNQGVPPGPDPTPGGPSQLSDLAFETGLTILIRGFEETLNSLRTPHQH; encoded by the coding sequence ATGGGCAGACCGCCACGGCCGCTGCTGACCCGGGCCGGGATCATGGAAGCCGCGCTCGCGCTGGTCGACGAGGAGGGCGCCGAAGCCCTGTCGACCACCCGGCTCGCGGCCCGGCTGGGCGTCAAGGGCCCGTCCCTCTACAACTACGTCGCCAGCCGCGCCGAGATCGTCGACGGGATCAGCGAACTCCTCGTCGTGGAGATGGATCTCGACCCGGCCATCCGCCCCTGGACCGCCGCGCTCGACAGCTGGGCACGCGCCTACCGCGCCACCTTCGCCGCCCACCCGAACATGGTCCCCCTGCTGGTGACGCGACCGACGCAGTCCATCGCCGCACTCCAGAGCTACGCCAACACCTTCGCCGTGCTGCGCGAGGCGGGCTGGCCGGAGGACCGCCTGGCGCCGATCGTCCAGTGCCTGGAGTACTTCCTCGCCGGCGCGGCCCTCGACTTCGGCCTGCCGCAGACGGTACCGCTGCCGAACCAGGGCGTGCCGCCCGGCCCGGACCCGACCCCCGGCGGCCCGTCCCAGCTCAGCGACCTGGCCTTCGAAACCGGCCTCACCATCCTGATCCGCGGCTTCGAGGAGACCCTGAACAGCCTGCGGACCCCGCATCAGCACTGA